The genomic segment CACTGCGGTATCACATGCGTCGCACCCCAGAAGTGCACGTAGGTGGCGATCGCGGTGATGTCGACGATGCCGGTCATGCACCAGTGGAAGAAGTACATCCACCCGACCGCGAAAGCCAGTTTCTCCCCGAAGAATTCGCGTGCGTAGGACACGAACGAGCCGGAGGACGGCCGGTGCAGCACCAACTCGCCGAGGGCCCGGAGTATGAAGAACACGAAGATGCCGCACACCGCGTACACGATGAACAGGCCAGGTCCCGCACTGTGCAGCCGAGCGGCCGAGCCCAGGAACAGGCCGGTGCCGATCGCGCCGCCGATGGCGATCATTTGCAACTGCCGCGGACGCAGCGCCTTGTGGTAGCCCGCGTCCTCGGCGGCGAACGCGTCGGCCGGAGCCGCCGCCGCTGCGGTCGTGTCGGGGGGTCGAACTGTGGTCATGACGTGAACCTTTCACGTGACGGCGATCATATCTGTCATGAATGTACCGTCAAACAACGGCACATTCAATACCGGGCCACAAACGAAACACGCTGGAAACGTGCAGGTGGAGTATCCCCGTGACCGGGAACTCAGTCATTGATGGTGCCGATGAATAGCGGTACGCTCGCCCGGTTACGGGTCGGCCGCGCCGGGTGCGACGGTGGGGCCGCACGACGAGGGAGGCGCGCATGGCCTGGTTCGAGCGGGAGTTCATCGCCGTTCCCGACGAGCGCAAACATCAGTTGATCTACAAGTGGCCGGATCAGAATCTGCGCCGCTACAGCCGCGCTCAGGTCGACGCGGACCAGCTGGCGCTGTTCGTGAAGTCCGGCCGGGTGATGGCCAGTATGGGACCGGGCCGGCATCGCATCGATGCCGAGGAGCTCCCGGTCCTCGGCGCCCTGGTCGACGGCCTCACCGGCGGCAACTTCTATCGCGCCGAACTGTATTTCGTCTCCACCCGCGAGTTCCCGGGCGTCAAGTTCGGCGGGCGGCTGGCCGACATCACCGATCCGGCCAGCGAGCAGGTGGTGACGTTGCGGGTGTTCGGCGAATTCGCCCTCGCCGTGCGCGATCCCGAGCAACTGATCGCGACGCTGACCGGCACCACCGATCTGGCCGACCCCGGCGCCCTCCAGTCCTGGGCCGCCGAGATGCTGATGAAGTCGATGAAAGTGGCCGTCACCCAAGGCATCTCGAAGGGTGACTGGCAGGTGCTGGGCCTGGCCGGATTCCTGGCGCCGATCGAGGCGGCGGTGTTGCAGCAGACCAACATCACGCTCTACGAGTACGGGCTGCGCATCCCGCGGATGGGCAACTTCGACATCACCCTGGCCCCCGAGGATTCCGACCGGCTCAAGCGGCTGGCCAAGGATGTCACCTACATTCGGCTCGCCGGTGGGTTCCAGCCCTATGCCGCGGGCGAATTGGCGCTCGGCGCGGGACAGGGGCTGGCGCACGGCGGCGGGGCCGCGGCACCCGGATTCCTCGGCGCCGCACTGGGTTTGAACGCGATCCAGCCGCAGGTGCAGAGCACGGCGCCCGCACCGGCCGGCGGGGCGGTGTGCGGCGGTTGCCGCACCACCAATCCGCCGGGCGCCAAATTCTGTATGCACTGCGGTAATTCGCTGCTCGCCGCGCTGCCCCGGCACTGCACCGACTGCGGCGCGGAACTCTCGGCCGGCGCCCGATTCTGCGGCAACTGCGGCACTCCCGCGACGCCGCGCTGAAACCACCACCGCACCCGGCCTTCCCCTCGGCCGGGTGCGGTGGACCTCGGCCCGGGTGACCGATCGCGGTCACCCGGGCCGAATGCCGTCCGGTCAGATCACCGTGGCCTCGGCGCCGCCGGCCATGCCGCGCACCTGCCGGGCCGCCACCGACAGGGTCGCCAGATCGTAGTGCTCGAGCGCGAAGATCTGGGCCAGCGCGGCCCGGGAGCGCGCCAGCCGCGAGCGGCTGATCGACTCCCAGTAGGCGATCTTCTCGGCCGCCGATTCCCCGGAATCGGTGGCGGACAACACGTCCAGGGTCAGCGAGCGCAGCGATCCGTACAGATCGTCGCGGACCGCGAGCCGGGCCAGGGTGTGCCACCGGTCGCCGTGTTCCACCTCGTCGGCGGCGTCGACCAGCCGCTGGATCTCGAAGTGCCCGTCGAGCGCGAAGTACAGATCCGCCACCTCGGCGGCGTCGCGATCGGCGATCTCGGCGAGGTCCAGCACGTCCAGGAGGACGGATCGGTGCAGCAGTCCGGCGACCGCACCGGCCAGCGCCTCGGGTGCGCCGCGGCGGATCCAGTCGGCGCAACGGCGTTGCGCGTCACCGCGTTCGGCGGGTACCCGGCCGGCCAGTGCCCGCACGCCGGCGCGGTAGCGGGCGATATCGGCGCCGACCGCGATCGGCTGCGGCCGGTTGGCGAGCAGCCAGCGCGACGTGCGGTCGAGCGTGCGGATCGTCTCGGCCTCCAGCGCGTAGCGCGCCGCGGCGGGCATCGGTGTGGTCCGGATGCGCGACCACAGCTCGCGCAGATCGTGGATCTCGGCCGTGGCGGTGAAGGCCCGCACCACATCCGCGGTGTCGGCGCCGGTGTCCTCGGCCAGCCGGAAGGCGAAGGTGATACCGCCGTGGTCGACCAGATCGTTGATCACCGAGGTCGCCGCGATCTGGCGGCGCAGCGGGTGCCGGTCGATCCCGGCGGCGAACCGATCCCGCAGCGGCACCGGGAAATATCCGGTCGGCACCCCGGCGAAGGCGGTGCCGTCGAGCAGATCCCCGGTGAGCAGGTCGGCCTTCAGCGCCAGCTTCACATGCGCCAGGATCGTGCTCAATTCCGGTGAGGTGAGCCCGGTTCCGGCCGCGATGCGGCGCTCCAGCTCGGCGTCGGCGGGCAGGGCCTCCAGCCGCCGGTCCAGGCCGTGGCGCTGTTCCAGTTCGTTGAGCACCCGGCGGTACACCGGGGCCTGTTCCACCGCGCCGGCCCGGGACAGGCCGAGCCGGTGGTTCTGGGAGATGTTGTCGCGCAACACGAGTCCGGCGACCTCGTCGGTCATCGAGGCCAGCAGGCCGGTCCGTTCGATCGCGGGCAGCTCGTCGGCGGCCACCGCGCCGTCGAGCAGGATCTTGATGTTGACCTCGTGGTCGGAGCAGTCGACACCGGCGGAGTTGTCGATGGCGTCGGTGTTGCACTTGCCGCCGTGCGCGCAGAACTCGATGCGGCCCAGGGGCGTCACCCCCAGGTTGCCGCCCTCGCCGATGACCCGGACCCGCAGTTGATCGGCGTTCACCCGGACCGCGTCGTTGGACTTGTCGCCGACGTCGGCGTTGGTCTCGGCGTTCGCCTTGATGTAGGTGCCGATGCCGCCGTTCCAGAACAGGTCCGCCGGGGCCAGGAGAATGGCCCGGATCAGTTCCGGCGGTGCGAGTTCGGTGATGTGGCCGGGCAGATCGAGGACGGCCCGCAGTTCGCGGCTCACCGGGATCGACTTGGCGGTGCGCGGCCAGACGCCGCCGCCCGCGCTGATCAGGGACGTGTCGTAGTCCGCCCACGAGGACCGCGGCAACTCGAACATCCGCTGCCGCTCCCGGAACGAACTCTCCGCCACCGGATCCGGATCCACGAAGATATGCCGGTGGTCGAACGCGGCCACCAGGCGGATGTGCTCGGACAACAGCATGCCGTTGCCGAACACGTCGCCGGACATGTCCCCCACACCCACCACCGTGAAGTCCGCGGACTGGGTGTCGACACCCAACTCGGCGAAATGCCGCTTCACGCTCTCCCACGCACCACGCGCGGTGATCCCCATCGCCTTGTGGTCGTAGCCGATCGAGCCGCCCGACGCGAAGGCATCGCCGAGCCAGAAACCGTACTGTCCCGCAACATCATTGGCGATATCCGAGAACGTCGCGGTGCCCTTGTCGGCCGCGACCACCAGATAGGTGTCGTCGGCGTCGCGGCGCACCACGCGCGGCGGCGGCACTGTCTGCCCCGTCGTGCGATCGATGTTGTCGGTGAGGTCGAGCAGTCCGGAGATGAAGGTGCGGTAGCAGGCGATGCCCTCCGCCTGTAGTGCCTGCCGATCGGCGACCGGATCACCGGTCGGCGCAGGGGGCTGCTTCACCACGAAACCACCCTTCGCACCCACCGGCACGATCACCGCATTCTTCACCGCCTGCGCCTTCACCAAACCCAGAATCTCCGTCCGGAAATCCTCCAACCGATCCGACCACCGCAACCCACCACGCGCCACCGCACCGAACCGCAGATGCACACCCTCCACCCGCGGCGAATACACGAAAATCTCGAACTGCGGACGCGGACGCGGCAATTCGGCGATCTGCCGCGGATCGAACTTGAAGGACAGGTATTCCGGCGGATTCCCGGCGGCGTCGCGCCGGAAGTAGTTGGTGCGCAGGGTCGCGGCGATCAGGCCGTGCACCGCGCGCAGGATCCGGTCGGCGTCCAGGCCGACCACCGCGTCGATCTCGGCGGCCACCTGTTCCGACAGCGCTTGCGCCGACTCGGCGGCCCGCTGCGGGTCCGCGTCCGGATCGAACTGCGCGGCGAACAGGTCGGCGAACGAGCGGGCCACCGCCGCGTGGGCGAGCAGCACCCGGGTGACGGTCGCACCGGCGTAGGTGAATCCGGCCTGCCGCAGATATTTCACGTAGGCCCGCAGGATCGCGATCCGATCCCAGGACAGCCCGGCGCACAGCACCAGTTCGTTGAGCCCGTCGATCTCGGTGCGGCCGAACCACATCGCCTGGAACGCGGCCGAAAATAGCTGTCGCACATCGCTTTCGGCCGCCTCGTCGGCAGCCGGCGCGGCGGGCAGCCGCAGGCCGAAATCGTAGATCCAGCGCGGGATGCCGTCGGGCTGGCCGATCCGGTACGGCCGCTCGTCCACCACTTCCACACCGAGGCTGTGCAGGACCGGCAGCACCCGGCTCAGCGAGACCTCGGCGCCGGCCACGTACAGCGTGAACCGCCGGCGGTCGGCCGGATCACCGGGCAGGCGGTGCAGATCGGTATCGATCTCGCCCACGGCCAGCCGGTGCAGCCGCACGGCGTCGGCCAGCCCCCGGTCCGGCTCGTGCTCCTGCTGATAGCCGAGCGGGAAACCGTCGGCGTACTGCCGCATCATCGACGCGGACAGCGCCCCGGACGCGGTGCGGCGGGCGCGGTCGACGAAGCGGTCCACCCAGGTGGTGACGGCGCCGAACAGCTCGCCCTGCAACCGATCCCGGCGGGCCTCGGAGACGTCGGCCGGACCGGCGCCGGGCAGCCGGTGCACCGTGAACAGCAGTGCGGCCAGGTCGGAATCGGTGACCCGGGCCGAGTAGGTGACCTGCTCGCCGTCGAATTCGGCGAGCAGGATGTCCTGCATGCGCCGCCGGGTCTCGGTCGAGTACCGGTCCCGCGGCAGATACACCAGGCAGTACACCGCACCGGTGCGCGCGTCCCGGCGCAGGAACAGCCGGATCCCGCGTGAGCGACCGAGATTCATCACCGCCGTGACGGTGTCGGACAACCGGCGCGCATCCGCGGCGAACAGCTCGCTGCGCGGAAAGGTCTGCAGCAGTTCGAGTATCGCCTGCCCGGAGAACGAATCGAGGTCGACTCCGGCCGCCTCGATGACCTGCCGCACCCGGCGCGAGATGACCGGGATGTCGAGGATGTCCTCGTGCTGTCCGGTCACGGTCAGCGCGCCGATGAACACGTGCCGGCCGCGCACCCGGCCGTGGTCGTCGGAATCCGTTGTCGTGGCATTGGTTTCGAGATCGGCGACCCCGATCGCGTACAGCTCGGACGAGACGGGCAGCGCCGACTCCCCCGCCGCGGTCATCCGCAGCACCGGGCGTTGCTCACCCAGCGCCGGGATCGCGACGCCGGCCGCCGGATCGCGCAGCACCCCGAGACCGGTACCGGGCACCTGCCAGGCGCCGGTGTCGTCGGTCGCGTCCGCCGGACGGCAGTAGTAGCCGTAGCCGAGCACGGTGAAATGCCCGCCGGCCAGCCAGCGCAGCAGCCGCGCGGATTCGGGCAGTTCGGCGCCCGCCGCGGTACCGGCGGTATCGAGCCGATCGGCCACCGAGCCGAACGCCGCGAGCATCGCGGAGGTGTCGTCGGCGACACCCCGGACCGACTCCAGGACGCCGGCCAGCTCGCGTTCCAGGTCGGCGGCCACCGTACCGGCCGGCCAGCCGCCCAGCTGGACGTGCATCCAGGACTCCCGGACGGTGCGCGTGCCGGTGGACCGGCTCGCCGCCGCGGGCCGCCGCTCGTCGCCGAGCACCACCGCCCGCAGCCGGCCCCGCGCCGCGCGCGCCACGTCGAAGACGGGGTGCACCACGTCGGCGACGGCCAGGCCGCGCCGGCGCAGGGTGGCCGTCACCGCGTCGACCAGCAGCGGCATATCGTCGTTGATGATCTGGACCGCGGCGTCGAGGCCACTGCCGTCGCCGGGCGCGTACACCCGGACCGCGGCCGTGCCCGGCTCCCGCAGTTGCGCCAGATCCCGGTGCGCCGCGAAGATCTCGGCCGCGCGGCCGGTGATCGCGGGCGCCGCCCCGGGCCGGATACCGCGGAAGTAGGCCGCCTCCAGATCGGTGGGATCGTCGCGGAACACGGTCCCTGTCGTCGAGTGCCCAGTGCCTGCAACCATCGATCCACACCTTCCCGAGTGCCGGAACCTTCGCGTTCCAATGCTACAACGACTAACGTACCGTTGTTTAGCGGCGCATTAAAAGTGGGCAGCATCACTGGCGGGAATACGGGATCATCGCGCCGCGGTGGGCAGGATCACTGCACCAGACCGGTGCGGTTCAGGAAGGTCTGCGCCGCGGCACGGCCGCTGAACGTCGTGGTCTCGATGCGGATCCCGGTGCGGGCGTCGGCATATCGGACGGTGGCCGAGGGGCCGATGCCGACGAAGACGGTGCCGTCGGCGAGCACCACGCCCCCACCGGCGCGCCAGGCGGCGACGGTCGCGGACAACTGGTCCGGACGCTGCACCTGCAGGCTGAAACTCAGCTCCTGGCCGCCGGTCAGCGCGCCGGCCAGCAGCGCACTGGTCGCCGGGATCGTGCACCGGTCCCCGGCGCCACCACCGGGCAGCGCCGCGCACGAGGCCGCCGTGTGCAGTGCGGCGGGTAACGCCTCCGCCGCCGAAACCTGGCCTACCACCGGCATATCCAGCGACGAGCAGCCCCGGATCAGCAGCAGGGCCGCCACCAGCAGCACGGCCAGGACGACCGCGACCGCGGGCCAGCCCAGGTTCTCCAGCCGGCGCTCGATCAGCGCCTCGAGCCGGTTGCCGGGCGCCGGATCCGCCTTGTCGGCCGACTTCTCCTGCGGTGCCAGTGAATGCGCCAGCATGCCGGCCTCGCGGGCCAACCGGCTCGCCCCGGCGGCCCCGGCCTCGCGCGGTATGCGGCGGACGTCCTCGGCCTCGCGGGCGACGGCCGCCGCGTCCCGGATCCCGGTGGCGGCCTCGCGGACGAGGGTCGCGGCCAGCGGCGCACCGCAATGCGCGCACCGCGATTCGGCACTCCCGTTGCGATGTGCGCAGTACTGGCAGATCAATTCGCCGATCATCAGTGTCCCGTGATCACGATCGAGGAGATGGCGACGGTGTTGGCGGTGGGGTCACCCTTCGACTCCAGCACGGTCAGCACCACCTTGGAGGCGGTCAGCGGCGAGCTCATCTTGGTGACCACCAGACCGCGCTGATCCAGCGTCTGCTGGGTGTACACGGTGTTGGACGCGTCGTTGAACTTGTACGAAACCCGGCTCGCCGTACGATATTTCGTCCACTGGTCGACACCGTCGGTGCCGACGCTGTCCCAGCCCGGCACGATCCCGATCGAGTCGATCTGGTAGGTGCGGCCCAGG from the Nocardia sp. BMG111209 genome contains:
- a CDS encoding SPFH domain-containing protein, encoding MAWFEREFIAVPDERKHQLIYKWPDQNLRRYSRAQVDADQLALFVKSGRVMASMGPGRHRIDAEELPVLGALVDGLTGGNFYRAELYFVSTREFPGVKFGGRLADITDPASEQVVTLRVFGEFALAVRDPEQLIATLTGTTDLADPGALQSWAAEMLMKSMKVAVTQGISKGDWQVLGLAGFLAPIEAAVLQQTNITLYEYGLRIPRMGNFDITLAPEDSDRLKRLAKDVTYIRLAGGFQPYAAGELALGAGQGLAHGGGAAAPGFLGAALGLNAIQPQVQSTAPAPAGGAVCGGCRTTNPPGAKFCMHCGNSLLAALPRHCTDCGAELSAGARFCGNCGTPATPR
- a CDS encoding NAD-glutamate dehydrogenase encodes the protein MVAGTGHSTTGTVFRDDPTDLEAAYFRGIRPGAAPAITGRAAEIFAAHRDLAQLREPGTAAVRVYAPGDGSGLDAAVQIINDDMPLLVDAVTATLRRRGLAVADVVHPVFDVARAARGRLRAVVLGDERRPAAASRSTGTRTVRESWMHVQLGGWPAGTVAADLERELAGVLESVRGVADDTSAMLAAFGSVADRLDTAGTAAGAELPESARLLRWLAGGHFTVLGYGYYCRPADATDDTGAWQVPGTGLGVLRDPAAGVAIPALGEQRPVLRMTAAGESALPVSSELYAIGVADLETNATTTDSDDHGRVRGRHVFIGALTVTGQHEDILDIPVISRRVRQVIEAAGVDLDSFSGQAILELLQTFPRSELFAADARRLSDTVTAVMNLGRSRGIRLFLRRDARTGAVYCLVYLPRDRYSTETRRRMQDILLAEFDGEQVTYSARVTDSDLAALLFTVHRLPGAGPADVSEARRDRLQGELFGAVTTWVDRFVDRARRTASGALSASMMRQYADGFPLGYQQEHEPDRGLADAVRLHRLAVGEIDTDLHRLPGDPADRRRFTLYVAGAEVSLSRVLPVLHSLGVEVVDERPYRIGQPDGIPRWIYDFGLRLPAAPAADEAAESDVRQLFSAAFQAMWFGRTEIDGLNELVLCAGLSWDRIAILRAYVKYLRQAGFTYAGATVTRVLLAHAAVARSFADLFAAQFDPDADPQRAAESAQALSEQVAAEIDAVVGLDADRILRAVHGLIAATLRTNYFRRDAAGNPPEYLSFKFDPRQIAELPRPRPQFEIFVYSPRVEGVHLRFGAVARGGLRWSDRLEDFRTEILGLVKAQAVKNAVIVPVGAKGGFVVKQPPAPTGDPVADRQALQAEGIACYRTFISGLLDLTDNIDRTTGQTVPPPRVVRRDADDTYLVVAADKGTATFSDIANDVAGQYGFWLGDAFASGGSIGYDHKAMGITARGAWESVKRHFAELGVDTQSADFTVVGVGDMSGDVFGNGMLLSEHIRLVAAFDHRHIFVDPDPVAESSFRERQRMFELPRSSWADYDTSLISAGGGVWPRTAKSIPVSRELRAVLDLPGHITELAPPELIRAILLAPADLFWNGGIGTYIKANAETNADVGDKSNDAVRVNADQLRVRVIGEGGNLGVTPLGRIEFCAHGGKCNTDAIDNSAGVDCSDHEVNIKILLDGAVAADELPAIERTGLLASMTDEVAGLVLRDNISQNHRLGLSRAGAVEQAPVYRRVLNELEQRHGLDRRLEALPADAELERRIAAGTGLTSPELSTILAHVKLALKADLLTGDLLDGTAFAGVPTGYFPVPLRDRFAAGIDRHPLRRQIAATSVINDLVDHGGITFAFRLAEDTGADTADVVRAFTATAEIHDLRELWSRIRTTPMPAAARYALEAETIRTLDRTSRWLLANRPQPIAVGADIARYRAGVRALAGRVPAERGDAQRRCADWIRRGAPEALAGAVAGLLHRSVLLDVLDLAEIADRDAAEVADLYFALDGHFEIQRLVDAADEVEHGDRWHTLARLAVRDDLYGSLRSLTLDVLSATDSGESAAEKIAYWESISRSRLARSRAALAQIFALEHYDLATLSVAARQVRGMAGGAEATVI